The following proteins are encoded in a genomic region of Candida albicans SC5314 chromosome 4, complete sequence:
- a CDS encoding RuvB family ATP-dependent DNA helicase pontin (Putative chromatin remodelling complex protein; heterozygous null mutant displays sensitivity to virgineone; Spider biofilm repressed) — MVQITEVKENQSSRESRTAAHTHIKGLGLNEQGIAKPIEGGFVGQNEAREACGIIVDLIKSKKMSGKAVLIAGPPATGKTALALAISQELGPKVPFCPIVGSELYSAEVKKTSALMENFRRAIGLRIKETKEVYEGEVIELTPEEAENPLGGYGKTISHVIVGLKSAKGTKTLRLDPVIYESIQKERVTIGDVIYIEANTGAVKRVGRSDAYATEFDLEAEEYVPLPKGEVHKKKEIVQDVTLHDLDVANARPQGGQDVLSMMGQLLKPKKTEITDKLRTEVNKVVSKYIEQGVAELVPGVLFIDEVNMLDMEIFTYLNRALESSIAPIVVLASNRGLTTVRGSDDGVKAPHGCPPDLIDRLLIVRTLPYNQEEIKTIIGKRASLEGLTLTDDALEKLSKQGLTTSLRYAVQLLTPAGVLSTTAGRSEITVQDIEECEFLFLDSRRSTKVLQETKTFL; from the coding sequence ATGGTGCAAATAACAGAAGTAAAAGAAAACCAATCATCCAGAGAAAGCAGAACTGCTGCTCATACTCACATTAAAGGATTAGGTCTTAATGAACAAGGCATTGCCAAGCCAATAGAAGGAGGATTTGTTGGACAGAATGAAGCCCGTGAAGCCTGTGGgataattgttgatttaatcaaatcGAAAAAAATGTCTGGTAAAGCTGTGTTAATAGCAGGTCCACCAGCAACTGGTAAAACCGCTTTGGCCTTAGCTATATCCCAAGAATTAGGTCCTAAAGTTCCATTTTGCCCCATTGTTGGATCAGAATTATATTCCGCAGAAGTCAAGAAAACCCTGGCATTAATGGAAAATTTCAGAAGAGCAATAGGTTTGAGAATCaaagaaaccaaagaaGTTTATGAAGGGGAAGTTATTGAATTGACTCCTGAAGAGGCAGAAAACCCATTAGGTGGATATGGAAAAACTATCAGCCATGTGATTGTTGGATTAAAATCAGCAAAGGGGACCAAAACTCTTAGATTAGATCCTGTTATTTACGAAAGTATTCAGAAAGAAAGAGTAACAATTGGGGATGTGATCTACATTGAAGCAAACACTGGTGCTGTCAAGCGCGTTGGTCGATCAGATGCCTATGCTACAGAATTCGATTTAGAAGCAGAGGAATATGTTCCTTTACCAAAAGGGGAAGTTcataaaaagaaagagattGTCCAAGACGTTACTTTACACGATTTAGATGTAGCCAATGCCAGACCACAAGGAGGACAAGATGTCTTGTCGATGATGGGacaattattgaaaccTAAAAAAACTGAAATCACTGATAAATTAAGAACTGAAGTGAACAAAGTTGTTTCCAAATACATTGAACAAGGTGTTGCTGAATTGGTGCCTGgtgttttgtttattgatgaagttAATATGTTGGATATGGAAATTTTCACATACTTGAACCGTGCATTGGAAAGCTCAATAGCtccaattgttgttttggcATCAAACAGAGGGTTAACTACAGTAAGAGGATCTGATGATGGAGTCAAAGCTCCTCACGGATGCCCACCTGATCTAATTGATAGATTGTTAATTGTCAGAACATTGCCTTACaatcaagaagaaatcaaaactatTATTGGTAAAAGAGCAAGCTTAGAAGGATTGACATTGACTGATGACGCTTTAGAGAAATTGTCAAAACAAGGTTTGACCACATCATTACGATATGCAGTACAATTATTGACTCCAGCTGGTGTTTTAAGTACAACTGCAGGCCGTTCTGAAATCACTGTTCAAGATATCGAAGAATGTGAGTTCTTATTCTTGGATTCTCGTCGTTCAACAAAAGTCTTGCaagaaaccaaaacctTCCTTTAA
- a CDS encoding syntaxin-binding protein (Ortholog(s) have syntaxin binding activity and role in ER to Golgi vesicle-mediated transport, positive regulation of SNARE complex assembly, retrograde vesicle-mediated transport, Golgi to ER, vesicle fusion with Golgi apparatus), which produces MSLDVSLRDRQISILQRMLHLNKEGSADLTLASKSEEIIWKVLVLDAKSRSVLSSVLRVNDLLKCGITVHSLINSKRANLPDVPVIYFVEPTIENILYIIEDLNQDRYDSFYINFTSSINRELLEEFAKKVSISGKSQKIKQVFDQYLDYIVTEPNLFSLNLPEIFTQFNSSNTDEEKIHKLVDVIANGLLSTIVSMDIIPVIRAQQNGPAEFVAQQLDLKLREYLSNTRGSTVATASIQQRPVLILLDRNFDLASMFSHSWIYQCMVSDVFQLQRNTIKITKHAAKDGEKDSTKNYDVDPKDFFWNKYSQLPFPDAVESADAELNAYKNDAKEVTAKTGISSLDDIDPNANATANIQQAVEKLPELTARKATLDMHMDILSSLINELQAKNLDKYFEIEQNATDPKVLKEFLELLVVDSERDSSLDKLRTFIILTLLVDLTPEYIEKVKSIFKEKYPQVDLSSFNYILKFKEHSKLANLSTLNETSNNFTNQASQMNSSALLSGLSSKLYGLTEGKISEGLTSIATRIKSFIPEKKLLPITTIVEAIMDPINASQQSVQLTDEYVYLDPKSRGGHSKPPKRQSYQESLVFVVGGGNYLEYQNLQEWANDPNKAHRKVIYGSTEITSASEFLEECSVLGS; this is translated from the coding sequence ATGTCACTTGATGTAAGTTTACGAGATAGGCAAATTTCTATTTTGCAAAGAATGCTTCATTTGAACAAAGAAGGTTCTGCAGATTTGACATTGGCATCCAAATCAGAAGAAATAATTTGGAAGGTCTTAGTATTAGATGCTAAGTCTCGATCAGTCTTGTCTTCAGTATTGAGAGTCAatgatttgttgaaatgTGGTATTACTGTTCATTCCTTGATCAATTCGAAAAGAGCAAATTTGCCCGATGTCCCTGTCATTTACTTTGTTGaaccaacaattgaaaatattttgtacattattgaagatttgaatCAAGACCGATACGATAGTTTTTACATTAATTTTACGTCCCTGATAAATCGTGAATTGTTGGAAGAGTTTGCTAAAAAAGTTTCAATATCTGGTAAATCCCAAAAGATTAAACAAGTTTTCGATCAATATTTGGACTATATCGTCACCGAGCCAAACTTGTTTTCATTGAACTTACCTGAAATTTTCACTCAGTTTAACAGCTCAAATACTGATGAAGAGAAAATTCACAAGTTGGTTGATGTCATTGCGAATGGATTGTTATCCACAATTGTTTCCATGGATATCATTCCTGTTATACGAGCACAACAAAATGGCCCTGCCGAATTTGTTGCCCAACAATTGGACTTGAAATTAAGAGAATATTTAAGTAACACTAGAGGCAGTACAGTGGCCACAGCTTCTATCCAACAACGCCCCGTCTTAATCTTATTGGATagaaattttgatttggcATCTATGTTTTCTCATTCATGGATTTATCAATGTATGGTCAGTGATGTATTCCAATTGCAAAGAAACACAATTAAAATTACCAAGCACGCAGCAAAAGATGGAGAAAAGGACTCAACGAAAAATTATGATGTTGATCCCAAAGATTTCTTTTGGAACAAGTACTCTCAGCTCCCATTCCCTGACGCGGTTGAAAGCGCTGATGCTGAATTGAATGCATACAAAAACGATGCTAAAGAAGTTACTGCGAAAACGGGGATTAGTTCTTTGGATGATATTGACCCCAATGCAAATGCAACTGCTAATATTCAACAGGcagttgaaaaattaccaGAATTGACGGCTAGAAAGGCAACTTTGGATATGCACATGGACATATTGTCATCGTTAATCAATGAATTGCAAGCGAAAAACTTGGACAAGTATTTTGAAATAGAACAAAATGCAACGGATCCTAAAGTCTTAAAAGAgtttttggaattattgGTGGTTGATTCAGAAAGAGATAGTTCTTTGGACAAATTAAGaacatttataattttgaCTTTGTTGGTGGATTTGACACCtgaatatattgaaaaagttaaatCTATTTTCAAGGAGAAATACCCCCAAGTTGACTTATCCAGTTTTAACTATATCttgaaattcaaagaaCACTCAAAATTGGctaatttatcaactttGAACGAGACCAGCAATAATTTCACCAATCAAGCTTCACAGATGAATTCAAGTGCCTTATTGAGTGGGTTATCGTCAAAGCTCTACGGTTTGACAGAAGGTAAAATCTCAGAAGGATTAACCTCTATTGCCACAAGAATTAAAAGTTTTATACCTGAAAAGAAACTACTTCCAATTACAACTATCGTTGAAGCAATTATGGATCCGATTAATGCTTCTCAGCAAAGTGTTCAGTTGACCGACGAATACGTATATCTTGATCCTAAATCAAGAGGTGGTCACTcaaaaccaccaaaaaGACAATCTTATCAAGAATCATTGgtgtttgttgttggtggtggtaattaTTTGGAGTATCAGAATTTACAAGAATGGGCCAATGATCCTAATAAAGCCCATAGGAAGGTTATATATGGTAGTACTGAAATTACATCAGCATCCGAATTCTTGGAAGAGTGTAGCGTGTTAGGTAGCTAA
- the CZF1 gene encoding Zn(II)2Cys6 transcription factor CZRF1 (Transcription factor; regulates white-opaque switch; hyphal growth regulator; expression in S. cerevisiae causes dominant-negative inhibition of pheromone response; required for yeast cell adherence to silicone; Spider biofilm induced) has translation MSSIPNINWNDPNNGKSNTSRQSQPQPQLPSNVSPPNSRAVPTSGSIGGPQYGSSQFSNEYSRNPNTIGGPPFPLQSNQRGYMPNTGYPVQQTAQQRSGDKLQQVHSQQQQQQQQPLYQQYPPQSVGYLAGDVYNPQHQEYVQMNQLPNQHYNLQQRQQAQGQQLKSQLNEQNAMMSASTQQYPVQDFTNPYPNAQNPAEQQQQQQPLRTQSQQWDGYQSQPLYSAAGNTIPSSIQQQIPPQNLSPSEQQQVKQQQPSPPEQGTKKKPGRKPKLRKLSESSSETPQVPKTASSSSSSPTAVNSGKPITKRSRMGCLTCRQRKKRCCETRPRCTECTRLRLNCTWPKPGTEHKNKPKDQKDDENTIEHAEFGRIKVLRGIVEYRSK, from the coding sequence atgaGTTCAATACCCAATATCAATTGGAATGACCCTAACAATGGTAAATCCAATACCTCTCGTCAatcacaaccacaaccacagCTACCAAGTAATGTATCTCCCCCTAATAGCAGAGCAGTGCCAACGTCAGGGTCAATAGGCGGACCTCAGTATGGGAGCTcacaattttcaaatgagTATTCTCGAAATCCTAATACAATAGGCGGTCCACCATTTCCATTACAGCTGAACCAGCGAGGGTATATGCCAAACACTGGTTATCCGGTACAACAAACGGCGCAACAGAGAAGCGGCGATAAACTACAGCAGGTTCATtcccaacaacaacaacaacaacaacaaccattGTACCAGCAATATCCGCCACAATCTGTAGGTTACCTAGCGGGTGATGTGTACAATCCCCAACACCAAGAATATGTGcaaatgaatcaattgcCCAATCAGCATTACAATTTGCAACAAAGACAACAGGCACAAGGACAACAACTCAAACTGCAACTAAACGAGCAAAATGCCATGATGTCTGCCTCGACTCAACAATATCCTGTCCAGGATTTTACAAATCCTTACCCCAATGCACAGAATCCCGCAgaacaacagcaacagcaacaaccTCTTCGAACCCAGTCACAACAATGGGACGGCTACCAATCTCAACCTTTGTATTCTGCTGCTGGTAATACTATACCATCCTCAATCCAGCAGCAAATACCACCACAGAATTTGTCTCCATCAGAGCAGCAACAAGTcaagcaacaacagccacTGCCGCCAGAACAAggaacaaagaaaaaacctggtagaaaaccaaaattaagaaaattaTCGGAACTGAGTTCTGAAACACCACAAGTTCCAAAAACAGCATCCAGTTCTTCGAGCTCACCAACTGCAGTCAATTCTGGTAAACCAATTACAAAAAGATCGCGTATGGGATGTCTTACATGCCgtcaaagaaagaaacgTTGTTGTGAAACAAGACCAAGGTGTACCGAGTGCACTAGACTTCGTTTGAACTGTACATGGCCCAAACCTGGTACAGAACACAAAAACAAACCTAAGGATCAAAAGGATGACGAAAATACAATTGAACATGCCGAGTTTGGTAGAATCAAAGTTTTGAGAGGTATTGTTGAATACAGAAGTAAATAA